A segment of the Maylandia zebra isolate NMK-2024a linkage group LG2, Mzebra_GT3a, whole genome shotgun sequence genome:
TTGCCACACAGGCACCCTCTCCTCACCCCACCCATCTCAGCGTGAGCTACGATGCCGATGTAAGCTAACGGGGATCCCATTCATGTGCCACAATTATCCACGATAAAGCGGGGCGCTCGATCCCAATCGAGTCCCTCCTATTTACAAGGATCCCCCTATTGTTACATTTGCGCACGGACAGATAAGTAAAGGGAAAGGATGTGAAATGCGAAAAGGaggcaaaataaaaagaagggggggaaaaacagcACTCCAGTCTCCAGCCATCATCACTACCCAAAGCACATCACCAGCCCCGTTCATCTTCTTCGCTGCGTCTGCATCCATCGCTACTTTTTGCCACATACCTGAAAATTGCATGTCCGTCCGGCGACAAACTAAATCGGGCGGACCGTGTCGCGGTCTGCGACGGCGAGCCAATGTTTCCtaggtttttcttttctttttttccacgtCTTCTATGTCGACTGATGCTCTAGTTTCGCCCAGTACCAACCCGGTGCTAATCCACCCCACACAAAGAGCAGAAAATGGCTGCAAGTGCATTTTCTTAAAGAGACAGTCACAGTGGAGCACAGGCGACGATGAGAGGAGCCCCGACATGTTGATTCGCTTCATTTGAGCTAGTTTTCTGCTTAAAAATACTTTGGGTACGGATAAATACACAATGCGTTTCAGGCTTTTAAATTGACAACATCAAAAGCTGTGGGTATATGTTGTATGTATAGGGAAACTGAGGGTAACCTCATTTAAAGGAGGCGGTGGTAAATTCTTAGTTCTCTGTATGAATTCTAATTACATGATAAATAGGATATAGAAAAAAGTAAAGGGCCCTACTTCACCCACCTTGTACCACTATTTATAATTATGAATTCAAGTTGCATGTAGTAGCatgtagttaaatattattgtttattatttcaAACGTATGTGTTGAATACAGTACTTTATAATGACAACATGCTATAACCTTGATTCCAGAAAACTTGGAATGTTGTGTGAACTGCTTAAAGACCACAGAAATCCCATTTTCACTTGCAGATCTTATAAACCTATTTTTTATTCACACAACAACATAGAAAACATATAACATGCTTAATTTGAGAAAATTGCTCATTTTAAGCaaagaaatcacaaaaaatGAACGATACAGGATTGTAGTTGCTCGACATTCCTGGGTTTGATTTGTagtattttccatttcatttgaCGCCAGATGTTTTCATATGGAGAAACGTCTGTACTGGCCAGTTCTGCACCCGGACTCCTCTACCATATGTAGCCATATGTTGTAATTGAGTTGCCTTGTGTTGTGTTCAGTATTGGCTTGATGAAATATGCGAGGCCttctttgaaaaaaaatgctgtgcaGAGTCTTTAGTCATTCTTGATTTCTTGACTTTCTTGTAACCTCTTAATGTGGTCTTGAGTGatagttcttcaggctttctgaaggtctttcaaagtttttctttataCATTGGCTGCTTTAACACTTCAAGCATTTAAAAGCCACCAAGGCACTCAAACAATGAACCAACATTCATTCTATCTGCAAATAACACACAATTTAGCAACAAAtcagttttaaattgtatctttagaaCCTGAGAGATGTGCCTgacccttcagctgatccatctactTTGGTGTCAAGAAGACATCCTTAGGGAAGGGAAATGgaaagaaaaggctgaggtatgccaaattacactgGATTTCCATTCTCTGcaccttttttccattttcctatAATGGATATTAAAAAATGAgcggtggctcaagacttttgcacattgcTCTATGTCCCAGCAGGAAACTGCAATTCCACGTCTTGCCACTATCGTCAGAAGAGAATGCGTTGGCTGACATGGCACCAAGAGAAGATCGCATATCACTCCAGTCTTGGCCTCccttcactggttgcctgtaaattttaggtttcattttaaaattttagttctAACCTTTAGGGCCCTACATGGTCAGGCTCCTCAATATTTatctgacctgctgaaaccACATACATCTTCTCGGGCTTTAAGGTCATTAGATCAGAGACTGCTGGTGGCACCGCGCACTCGTTTTAAAACTCGTGGTGATCGGGCCTTTCAGACTGTGGCACCACGGTTGTGGAATTCTCTCCCACTGTCTCTTCGCTGCACGGACTCCATTGATTCTTTTAAgaaacagctgaagacatttttatttagaaaagcatttgattaatttcttcttatgctgtttttatagttttattgttttacattgttttatttactgttatattgtttttatattcccattttctgtgttgtaaagcactttgtgatttttatctgtgaaaagcactatataaataaattttacttacttacttacttacatgATACAAGAGAATTATTGATCATTTGATATGGGAAAAAAGTTACTGTGCCTGTACCAGAAACTGCAGTTCTTTGACTGGCCACTGGAGTCTggctccaaaagtgagtcaTTCCAATAACGTATGGCTTATTTGACTGAAAAATTGATGTGGGTATAGaccagcggtcctcaaccttttttacGCCACAAcccggtttaatgtcagacaatattttaactgaccagcctttaaggtgttgcggataaatacaacaacaacaacaacaaaaaaagatacgaccaagacaaaaactgtggtattttgtaaatataataataaacgtgaattcactgtgtaattgtgtaagttaattagcagcgtcctcttgaaatgcaccaacaacattgagagtaacatcctcctctctgcctcttaatgctctctggtcgctatggtaatgtgtaaatatttctttcaaaaaaagacacgcaactacaacacgggaaaagacccagggaaaccgagttaacgatacaaaccctgaaaaccataaatttcacacccgaggcTCAACTCTCgaggcccggtaccaaatgaccggtccgtggcccgggggtggGGGGCTGCTGGTATAGACAGCTGTAGAAGTTAGAGTCACACAGTTGAAATCGACCAACCTTGTTCATGGTGTGGGTGCGATATGGagcatttttttgttaaatataatTTCACAAAAACATGACTTCATCTCTGGATAATTGTAGTAATAGTCTAATCAAGAAGACTGTGCTCCACCTTTAGCACAGTTTCAATGACTCATATTACTTACCACATATTACGATGTATCCGAGCAATGAGTAATAAATCTATCTTGACCAAATGTGGTCACCTGTGACTCCAAAAttaattcataaaaaaaaaaaaaaacatgactcaTGACTTTGTTGtagctatgtccatcttttatatacagtatatggaTGATCATCAAAAATATGACTGTTGTGGCTAATGTCAGTGAGCTCCATAAAACAGGAAAGCCTTTCTAATTTCTAAATATATATAACATCTGGCAACTTCAATAATTTCTTCATatagaaacaaaaatatttcttaTGCCAAGATTTCATTATTGTAGTGGAGGAAACTAAGACAGTGAGAAGTGACAAGATGTAAAACATTCAGTTTAATGACAGTCAGCTGACTGAAAAGCAAACATCTCACTTTTATATGGCTTATAGAATTACTCAGACCTTTACATGATTCTGCAGGAAGCACCAGTAGCTGTGTGAATGGACTGTGTGAGCCCTCTCAGGGGATACTTACAAAGCTACGAAAGAGATAAAGTGCAAAATCCAGGATATAAAATTGCTTTGGAATAATCTAACTTTACAAATGACAAGCAACTGgttacagtaaataaataaaataaatattatatataaaaaaaatcacaaatcacaTGTTGGTTCAGGCGTCTGAAAGGGAGGCCAGCTCGTGAAAGAGGAGCCCAAATGTTGGGCGATCGTCTGGTTTCTGGgaacagaacagaaaacaaacgaCAGTTAATCGTTTGCTCATTTTATGATCAGCAGAAGTTCTGCTTGAAAAAAGGGTAATGTCCTCACCTCCTTCCAACACCACTCCATGAGTAGGTGGACAGAGTCCGGGGCCAAGCGTGGCTTCAGGAGCCTCAGGCCTGCGTTCAGGGAGTCCACCACTTCTGCATTAGTGCGGTTCTCATAGGGGAGTCGGCCTTCGTTGTACACCTCCCACATGAGCACACCTGAAGAGGGACACGGAGACAGCACTTGTTAAACAATATGGAAGCATTTTAGTCCATATTGTATCGTTCGTTTAACAGTGAGCTACTCTAGTCCAGtgcagtgtgtttttatttatttattttttttatataactgaaacatatttatttttagcctCATTTGAGAGTAATTTACTACAGATCAGAATTGGCCAAAATTGTTGCTacccaataaaaaaaatacacacacctacacatgagacacacacacacctaaaatTTGCTCTGCTGTAAGTTCATACTTTAAAAGTAATTCATCTCGCATTCATTCAATACAACAAATATAGTCGTCTGCCTAAAGTATTTGATCCTTAATTGTAATATTGTGCAGCTGAGCAGTTTTTGTGATTCTTCACAAGAGGACGCCCACCTCCCTTTCACCCACTTACCTACccccacacacacctacacacacactcacacatctcTGTAGGTTGTTTGACTCTTCATGTTCAAACCGCTGCGgttcattcaggtttgatgAACACGTTTTCCCCCCACTGTGAGTTTCAGCTTTTTCCACACTCGGCTCAAATGATTTTGTTTCAGTCCATCTTGTTGGAAGTATGTTTCAGATCTTTATACTGTTGGAAGAAGCAGCGTTGGCCTGTGACTGGCACAGAGCTCTGGCACAGGTACATAAATGTATTTCACTCCAGATTATCTTGATGAAATCCGTCGTCCCCAGCGTTCTTTTCTtcaaaagcttctttttttcggcAAACTTGGAAACTAGTTTTAAATCCCAAACTTCATCCAACAAGAACCACTTTGACTTGtctatttgtattttatcaAACACAagtttaagggtttttttttataatcctCTTTCAAAAGCGGGGTCTCTTTTTTCAACCTTCATTCAGAAACCAACGTATGGTGTCGACAGACGCTTTTGCACTTTGATCCTTTAAATCAGCTCTGTTTAGTCTGGAGTTAATGTTCCTCTGGTAGTTTCATCCACTGAAGCCGGCATGAAAGAATCCAATGAAAGAGTTTCCTAATATTCTTAGCAGCTGCAGTCTCAAGAACTTCACACAGCCTGTAGATGGTCTCTTTTAGTTTTAAACcgttatttaaccaggaagtaaAAATCTTGACATAAAGAATCTTTTGAAAGACGCCTCAGACAAACTTTTCCCCTCTTTCTCCTGCCCATCATCAGTGTAACAATGATACTATACAGCTGAATTATTACTCTTTTACCATTTCAATGCATAGAATCATGATTGAAAACACTTGTGTTACCAATGAAAAGCAATAGCCTGCTTAAACTGTCACtgcagttcatttgtttttcacgATTTCTAAGGGACGTCAGTAATTGGATCCAGACCTTTTTAGAATAGGTCATAATTCAAATCTGTTtagaaatagaaataataacCCCTATTGTAGAAGTtataatatgttttatttttacttagtTTTAGCACATCcgttttacacaagaaaatcATAGATTCATAATacagaatcttttttttcccccaaagatGACGTCAAGCTAAAAGCTTTCTGTCTGTTTAATCTCCTTTCAAACCTCGGCAATTGTCTGAGCTTATTGTGCATCCACTAATTGTCACTGAATCATGAAAATGGCTAGCTTTTAGACtattttatataaaaatttacCAAAAAAATGGCTTTGTCACAGATAACTGCAGTAATAGTCTGCCCAAGAAAACTGTGCTCCAGTTAgagcacagttttttttttcacaggatAAAAAGAATTGTTTAATATATAACGTCTAAACCACTGCAGTGTTATTTAACTACAGTTGAGCACATGTGCCATCAGGAAAACAAATATGATTTAATCTGCTCTCACCCAACCTGCAAAACTTGCCAGACGAGTGAATCAGAAATGCAAACCAAACAGCTGAATGGCAGACAAGCGCCCAAACTCACCGAATGACCAGACGTCAGACTTGGTGCTGAATTTGCAGTATCTGATGACCTCTGGGGCTGACCACTTGACAGGGAACTTGGAGCACTGTGAGCTCGTGTACTGATCATCAAGAACAAATCTAGGGTATGGAGAGTGGACACAGACCATAAGCTGTGACTCACTGTGACATTAATGTtatgtaataatttaaaaaactgatCTTCACGAACATACCTGGTCATTCCAAAGTCCGATACCTTCACCTCGTTGTTCTTTGAGACGAGACAGTTCCTGGCAGCCTTTggaaggaagaaaggaaggaTAAAGTCCTCTAACAAAGCAGGGATATGAAAGTGTATCGTGAAAgagcactttatttatttaccagATCTCTGTGGATGAAGTTGGACATCTCTAGATAAGCCATCCCTTCGCTGACATCCAGACACATCCCCAACAATATATCCTGAGACAACGAGCCTTTCCTTTCTCGCAGGTAGTCCGTCAGGCAGCCGTTTTCCATGTACTCAAACACGAGGCAGATAGGAGAATGTTGTGTGCACACGCCATACAGCTGTACCAGCTTAGAGTGAGAGAGTCTCCtgttaaaacacacatgcacagataaACTGAGTGgtttcaaactcattttacagatctccaccgtgaactgtaCTTACATCATAATCCGTGCCTCTTCTTTAAATTCGTCGTCTGACATGCACTCTTCTCTTACCATCTTCACCGCTACCTTGAGATCCCTCCAGCTGCCTTCCAGCACCAGTCCAAACTGGCCGCTGCCTATCTCCTGACCCAGTATCAGCTCCTCAGGGTCCACTTCCCACTGATCTGTTAACCAGCAAACCAGCAGTGAAccaaagcatccacactatagCTCAGTTATATAACCATAGAGTTAAACTTCTTCATGCAAGTTTCACAAATAaaaaaggactttttttttctcattttcacttGCTTTTTTTCAGCAAAGATTAATTTGTATTACATTGGTTTATATTAAAAGACAAAAGGGTGGAGTTACTTAACAGCCCTGAAGTGTAATTCTGTGCAACCCACCAGAGGTCAGCAAAAACAAGATTCACAGCAATAAATTAGGACTGCTTGGAGCTTTAGTTCAACAAACTTCGGGCATCACAAAAAGACTTAAACCTTTTGTGATATCAGTAGAATCCTGGGAACAGCATCGACCTTGAGAGACGGGGTGTCTCAGCCGTGTTATTAGCCCTGCACAAAGAGAAAGAGACAACGGGAAATTTAAAAAGCAGGACCAAGAATTTAGCCGTTTCATAAGATGAACTTCATTTATCCTTTGAACTTTTTGAAATAATGCTGTTGCATGAGAAAAGCTGGCACACTTACCTGCAGCATTGTGCTGGTGGTAATATATGAGCTCAGGAATGGTGCTAAACAGGTACTTCTCTGCCAGGTAAAAAGAAGCTGGGCTCGTTTCGGTTTGTCTGATTTG
Coding sequences within it:
- the itk gene encoding tyrosine-protein kinase ITK/TSK, whose translation is MFPRVILKGTLIKKSQQKKRVSPCNYKERFFVLDTQDLKYSERRPGKKPLLKGCIELSRIKCVEIVCTDVPIPCSFKYPFQVFHESYYLYIFAPDNDCRQKWVRALKEETKNNNLVPKYHPNFWMDGKWRCCQQTEKLATGCNVYDPVGYASKKPLPSLPEPEMELEDSGQQKVIALQNYTPQGDNDLPLQKDQEYLLVKNSHSTWWLVQDERGNSGFVPSTYVAEKSINNFERFEWYNKNISRAQAEELLMKEGKEGAFIVRDSRQAGVYTVSVFTKAPGSNGEKNPRVKHYQIRQTETSPASFYLAEKYLFSTIPELIYYHQHNAAGLITRLRHPVSQGRCCSQDSTDITKDQWEVDPEELILGQEIGSGQFGLVLEGSWRDLKVAVKMVREECMSDDEFKEEARIMMRLSHSKLVQLYGVCTQHSPICLVFEYMENGCLTDYLRERKGSLSQDILLGMCLDVSEGMAYLEMSNFIHRDLAARNCLVSKNNEVKVSDFGMTRFVLDDQYTSSQCSKFPVKWSAPEVIRYCKFSTKSDVWSFGVLMWEVYNEGRLPYENRTNAEVVDSLNAGLRLLKPRLAPDSVHLLMEWCWKEKPDDRPTFGLLFHELASLSDA